The following are encoded in a window of Vespa crabro chromosome 2, iyVesCrab1.2, whole genome shotgun sequence genomic DNA:
- the LOC124432999 gene encoding probable aminoacyl tRNA synthase complex-interacting multifunctional protein 2 isoform X1, whose translation MRLTERSGETTMYTMKPIISLPDMSHHTDRIYEMKNIHGESGRGDHMGTGIKIIADVTEQVIEFLKNPLPEYALLEARQEKILVQLAELKKQVSTLCDFLKHTNHVKMPADYNKKKNNMLSDVYYEPKSINVNLIINVNPKKPPYSILALQKVWNDISIKLESYVHSSVIGNVPEIYICDIHPPKPNVINLFLIWKEVEDLEFVTGLYNYSLFGEVNLLRYLSRILDIHNFDSCLDPAQANIFDTVLDYCYCLQIEKSSEKQQLILQFITKKLGTNKWFGKNKPNIVDIAVWSVIKQISVQNIPLNLKKWINTCEKVFK comes from the exons atgagACTGACTGAAAGAAGCGGCGAAACCACGATGTATACAATGAAACCGATCATTTCCTTGCCCGATATGTCACATCATACGGATAGGATATAcgagatgaaaaatattcacgGAGAAAGTGGAAGAGGCGACCATATGGGAACAGGGATCAAGATCATTGCCGATGTTACAGAGCAGGTTATCGAGTTTTTGAAg AATCCTTTACCAGAATATGCTTTGTTAGAAGCTagacaagaaaaaattttagttCAATTAGCAGAACTTAAGAAACAAGTATCTACTCTTTGCGACTTTTTAAAACATACAAATCATGTAAAGATGCCAGCAGATTACAATAAAaag aaaaataatatgctTTCTGATGTATATTATGAACCTAAATCAATCaatgttaatttaataataaatgtaaatccAAAGAAGCCTCCATATTCCATATTAGCACTTCAAAAAGTTTGGAATGATATTAGTATAAAATTGGAATCATATGTTCATTCAAGTGTTATTGGAAATGTACCTGAGATATATATCTGTGATATACATCCACCTAAAccaaatgtaataaatttatttctcatatGGAAAGAag tTGAGGATCTTGAATTTGTCACaggattatataattattctttatttggCGAAGTTAACTTATTAAGATATTTAAGTAGGATATTGGACATACATAATTTTGACAGTTGTTTAGATCCTGCACAAGCAAACATATTTGATACTGTACTtgattattgctattgtctacaaatagaaaaatcatCAGAAAAGCAGCAATTGATATTgcaatttattacaaaaaaattagGAACAAATAAATGGTTTGGAAAAAATAAACcaaatattgttgatattgctGTATGGTCtgtaattaaacaaatttctgTACAAAATATACCATTGAATCTTAAAAAGTGGATTAATACTTGTGAAAAAGTTTTCAAATAA
- the LOC124432999 gene encoding aminoacyl tRNA synthase complex-interacting multifunctional protein 2 isoform X2, which yields MRLTERSGETTMYTMKPIISLPDMSHHTDRIYEMKNIHGESGRGDHMGTGIKIIADVTEQNPLPEYALLEARQEKILVQLAELKKQVSTLCDFLKHTNHVKMPADYNKKKNNMLSDVYYEPKSINVNLIINVNPKKPPYSILALQKVWNDISIKLESYVHSSVIGNVPEIYICDIHPPKPNVINLFLIWKEVEDLEFVTGLYNYSLFGEVNLLRYLSRILDIHNFDSCLDPAQANIFDTVLDYCYCLQIEKSSEKQQLILQFITKKLGTNKWFGKNKPNIVDIAVWSVIKQISVQNIPLNLKKWINTCEKVFK from the exons atgagACTGACTGAAAGAAGCGGCGAAACCACGATGTATACAATGAAACCGATCATTTCCTTGCCCGATATGTCACATCATACGGATAGGATATAcgagatgaaaaatattcacgGAGAAAGTGGAAGAGGCGACCATATGGGAACAGGGATCAAGATCATTGCCGATGTTACAGAGCAG AATCCTTTACCAGAATATGCTTTGTTAGAAGCTagacaagaaaaaattttagttCAATTAGCAGAACTTAAGAAACAAGTATCTACTCTTTGCGACTTTTTAAAACATACAAATCATGTAAAGATGCCAGCAGATTACAATAAAaag aaaaataatatgctTTCTGATGTATATTATGAACCTAAATCAATCaatgttaatttaataataaatgtaaatccAAAGAAGCCTCCATATTCCATATTAGCACTTCAAAAAGTTTGGAATGATATTAGTATAAAATTGGAATCATATGTTCATTCAAGTGTTATTGGAAATGTACCTGAGATATATATCTGTGATATACATCCACCTAAAccaaatgtaataaatttatttctcatatGGAAAGAag tTGAGGATCTTGAATTTGTCACaggattatataattattctttatttggCGAAGTTAACTTATTAAGATATTTAAGTAGGATATTGGACATACATAATTTTGACAGTTGTTTAGATCCTGCACAAGCAAACATATTTGATACTGTACTtgattattgctattgtctacaaatagaaaaatcatCAGAAAAGCAGCAATTGATATTgcaatttattacaaaaaaattagGAACAAATAAATGGTTTGGAAAAAATAAACcaaatattgttgatattgctGTATGGTCtgtaattaaacaaatttctgTACAAAATATACCATTGAATCTTAAAAAGTGGATTAATACTTGTGAAAAAGTTTTCAAATAA
- the LOC124432999 gene encoding probable aminoacyl tRNA synthase complex-interacting multifunctional protein 2 isoform X3, with protein MLTSEYIYLDLNCYYIFFKKYKNPLPEYALLEARQEKILVQLAELKKQVSTLCDFLKHTNHVKMPADYNKKKNNMLSDVYYEPKSINVNLIINVNPKKPPYSILALQKVWNDISIKLESYVHSSVIGNVPEIYICDIHPPKPNVINLFLIWKEVEDLEFVTGLYNYSLFGEVNLLRYLSRILDIHNFDSCLDPAQANIFDTVLDYCYCLQIEKSSEKQQLILQFITKKLGTNKWFGKNKPNIVDIAVWSVIKQISVQNIPLNLKKWINTCEKVFK; from the exons ATGTTAACATCtgagtatatttatttagatctAAATtgctattatatattctttaaaaaatataag AATCCTTTACCAGAATATGCTTTGTTAGAAGCTagacaagaaaaaattttagttCAATTAGCAGAACTTAAGAAACAAGTATCTACTCTTTGCGACTTTTTAAAACATACAAATCATGTAAAGATGCCAGCAGATTACAATAAAaag aaaaataatatgctTTCTGATGTATATTATGAACCTAAATCAATCaatgttaatttaataataaatgtaaatccAAAGAAGCCTCCATATTCCATATTAGCACTTCAAAAAGTTTGGAATGATATTAGTATAAAATTGGAATCATATGTTCATTCAAGTGTTATTGGAAATGTACCTGAGATATATATCTGTGATATACATCCACCTAAAccaaatgtaataaatttatttctcatatGGAAAGAag tTGAGGATCTTGAATTTGTCACaggattatataattattctttatttggCGAAGTTAACTTATTAAGATATTTAAGTAGGATATTGGACATACATAATTTTGACAGTTGTTTAGATCCTGCACAAGCAAACATATTTGATACTGTACTtgattattgctattgtctacaaatagaaaaatcatCAGAAAAGCAGCAATTGATATTgcaatttattacaaaaaaattagGAACAAATAAATGGTTTGGAAAAAATAAACcaaatattgttgatattgctGTATGGTCtgtaattaaacaaatttctgTACAAAATATACCATTGAATCTTAAAAAGTGGATTAATACTTGTGAAAAAGTTTTCAAATAA